GTGCCATCGCGGCGCTACGTGAAACCGGCACCCTGCGCGTTGCCAACTCGAAAAACCGCTGCAAGCTGGCATTGCTCGATCAATACGAAAGCGAACTGTCGCAATTATTTAGCGCGGTGTGTCTGAGCAGTCTGTCCTGCAGCGCTGCGAGCGCCGGCATCCTGCCGCTGCTGGCCAGTGGCGTGTTCACCCAAAACCGCCCGCCGATGATGGTGTTCGATCGCCTGGCCCACTATTCGATGCATCACCTGAAAGCCAGCTGCGCCGATGAAACCCAAGTGCTGACATCGCCCCACAACGACATGGATTTTCTCGAATCGGTTTGCCAGCGCCACACCTGCGTCGCCTACATCGCCGACGGTGCCTACAGCATGGGTGGCGTCGCCAATCTGGACGGTCTGCTATATCTGAAAGAACGCTATGGCCTGTTTCTTTATCTGGACGATTCCCACGCGTTGTCGGCGGTCGGCAGCAACGGTGCCGGCCTTGTGCGGCCTAGAATGCCGGCGCTGGAAGAGGATTGCCTGATCGTGGCTTCGCTGGCCAAGTCGTTCGGGGCCAGCGGCGGTCTGGTGATGCTCGGGAATGAGCGGCAGAAGAAATTGATCCAGCGTTACGGCGGTCCGAGCAACTGGTCGCAAAGCCTCAACTGCGCGGCCATCGGCGCGGGAATGGCGTCAATCGAACTGCATCGCAGTGCCGAACTGCGGGTCTTGCAGGTTCGGCTCCAGGCCAATATTCGTCTGTTCGACAGTCTGTTGAGCACCGAACAACACGGCAGCCCGATGGCCATCCGCCTGATCAACTGCGGCGAAGCCGCTCTGGCTAATCGAATCGCCATTGAACTGGCCGAACATGGCTTTTTCACCAGCGCGGTATTTTTCCCGGTGGTGGCTCAAGGTAAAGCCGCGATCCGAGTTACCCTGCGTGCCGATATGGAAACCCCATTGATCC
The sequence above is a segment of the Pseudomonas sp. HS6 genome. Coding sequences within it:
- a CDS encoding aminotransferase class I/II-fold pyridoxal phosphate-dependent enzyme, with amino-acid sequence MNHLTDSLNTFSNYRKVIALADHDWEAAEAGKIAALNVEVKGCNHLLDQHGRQFHHFCTTSYLGLDHHPALLEGAIAALRETGTLRVANSKNRCKLALLDQYESELSQLFSAVCLSSLSCSAASAGILPLLASGVFTQNRPPMMVFDRLAHYSMHHLKASCADETQVLTSPHNDMDFLESVCQRHTCVAYIADGAYSMGGVANLDGLLYLKERYGLFLYLDDSHALSAVGSNGAGLVRPRMPALEEDCLIVASLAKSFGASGGLVMLGNERQKKLIQRYGGPSNWSQSLNCAAIGAGMASIELHRSAELRVLQVRLQANIRLFDSLLSTEQHGSPMAIRLINCGEAALANRIAIELAEHGFFTSAVFFPVVAQGKAAIRVTLRADMETPLIHHFCDLIIELLLTHGGHRDR